CACACCagtgttgaaaagtttggggtcagtatgagaatttgtactttatttatttatttattcattcatttatttagaaatacatttattattttattcaacaagtgtccattattgatcaaaagtgactgtaatttatgatgtttttttttttttttttttttttttgtattgttcaaaattctgttttaaacaaatgttgttcattcaataaagaatcaggaaaaatgtaccatggtttttacaaaaatattaagcaacaaacaCTAAGAACAAAATCAGTATAttacttctgaaggatcatgtgacactgaagactggagtaaaactAATTTGACATTACAGGAATAAAgtgcaaattaaaatatattaaaatataaaactttaacaaatttctattgcatttgtatcaaataaatgcatccttagagagcataagagacttctttcaaaagcaatacaaattgacttaagaaaaagaaattcaaataatattttatataaatatttttttaatattgtattttaatgaattacCCGATTGAGTCTGACCATTTCCTCATCTTCCTCAGTCAAAGTCCTCTGCGATGAGAGAAAGGATAATGAAGAAGTATGAAGAGATGCGGAGAGTTCTGGAGGAGGACTGTAGGATCTCTCTGTCCTTCCTGGAGATGGAGGAGACGGCTGCGGTTCGAGCGCTGGACAATCTcattctcatctcatctcatctcaatCTCAAACAGATCAATAAATGAAATGACCAACAATACATGGTGAAACTTACAATCCCTGCAACAAAATACATTCTCACTATACATTTCTGTGTCTCTCTTTCATAGGTCACAATGTATGAGGACAGGTATGTATATTTAGAACCGCACTTAAGAGATATTGTTTTGTCACCATGTCAGGCATGCTAGCTTTAGAAAGAATGAAATCTGAATGATTCATCTGCAGAGGCGTTATTGTTATAGAGATCATGTACGCCAGCATCCAGTTCATGTTTAGATTTTCTCTTGCTTTTATGAACACCGTTTAGCTCCGTAAAGACTGTTTTCATCCTATAGCTGGATGGCAAAATACgacaaaaatatttagatttcaaataacagctatttttaaatgttctgttcATCCAAAAGAAtcctgattttaaaacatttatcaaggtttccacagaaatactcttttcaaaattaataataacgaTAATGTTTATcgagcattaaatcagcatattagaatgatcatgtgacactgaagactgatgaaGAATAATGGAAATGACTGATGAAGAATAATCAACTTTGTCTTAAATCCTACAGTTACTAACCTCAATATAACCATCAGCCTTTTATATAGAGGGCAGGTGTTCTCTGTGAGCTGACATACTTTCTGTTGGCAGGGTGCTGGAATTGTTAACACTGACAGATCCAGGTCTCATAAAACTTGATGAGGCCAAGTCAGATCAGCTACTGGGCCTCACCAACAATTTACTACTGTTTATCCGCTCACAGATCCCAATTGCTAAGAGGCTGCTGAAGAGCTGTGAGTAACTGTCAATAGCACAGTAATAAATTGTTGATCTTTTGCATGAACAATTTGCAGCAAatgaatgttactttttttagATCACTgacaaacaaattaaacaaattaaagtaGAGTTCCTTATTCTTTCAATAAACCATGAGGGGGCATTCACACAGAATcccttttattttttgctttgaaaAAACGCAACCCATAGGCTGTGAAATGAGGGAAATAATGCAAGGTAGTGAGACATGCCTTGTCATGcacaaaaacaatagaaaaagtaACACAGTGGAATGTAAATGAACGAATTCTGTGTAAACAGTTAGTCTTGAACCTATGTCCATTTTTCAGATTCCTCAGAAGCGGTCCTGGACCCTTCCACTGCCCATCCCAAGCTGATTGTTTCTTCTGAAGGGGACTGTGTCACTTTCACAGATGTATGGCAAGATGTCCCTGAGCATGACGGACGTTTTGACACCACCCTTAACGTCTTGAGCACCCAGCGCTGGGATTCTGGTCTCCATGACTGGGAGATAGATGTGAGTGGAAAGATCTATTGGGAACTGGGTCTCACCTACCCATCCATCTCAAGAAAAGGCCAAAAGGAGGACTCTTCTGCAGCTTTCCTGGAGGTCTGGTGACATTTTTTGGGGTGGATACCATGACACCGCTGTACTCATTCTGTGCTGGGACATTTACAGACTCTCTACACCTGGCTCTTTGTCCAGGTCACGATCTTCAGGGGACAAACTCAAAGCCTATAAAAATCTGTCGATCTTA
The sequence above is drawn from the Carassius auratus strain Wakin unplaced genomic scaffold, ASM336829v1 scaf_tig00032276, whole genome shotgun sequence genome and encodes:
- the LOC113080850 gene encoding E3 ubiquitin-protein ligase TRIM21-like, coding for MYEDRVLELLTLTDPGLIKLDEAKSDQLLGLTNNLLLFIRSQIPIAKRLLKSYSSEAVLDPSTAHPKLIVSSEGDCVTFTDVWQDVPEHDGRFDTTLNVLSTQRWDSGLHDWEIDVSGKIYWELGLTYPSISRKGQKEDSSAAFLEVW